One window of Robbsia betulipollinis genomic DNA carries:
- a CDS encoding SDR family oxidoreductase — protein MTNRPFPPFPEQHQDTVPGRTQPLDPQPDHGETSYRGSGRLAGKAAVITGGDSGIGRAVAIAFAREGADVLISYLDEHDDARDTQRWIEEAGRKAVLVPGDITDRAHCIAIVDAAVQAFGRIDILVNNAAFQMSRASIDAISDDEWDQTFSTNIGAMFRITKAAVPHMPAGSAIINTTSVNADTPKPTLLAYAATKGAIQNFTAGLAQLLAEKGIRANCVAPGPVWTPLITATMPADAVKSFGAEVPMKRPGQPAELAPPYVMLASSEASYISGATIGVTGGKPII, from the coding sequence ATGACGAACCGCCCCTTTCCCCCGTTTCCCGAACAGCATCAGGACACCGTCCCGGGCCGCACGCAGCCGCTGGACCCGCAGCCCGACCACGGCGAGACCAGCTATCGCGGCTCGGGCCGGCTCGCCGGCAAGGCCGCGGTGATCACCGGCGGCGACAGCGGCATCGGCCGCGCGGTCGCGATCGCGTTCGCACGCGAAGGCGCCGATGTCCTCATCTCGTATCTCGACGAGCACGACGATGCGCGCGACACGCAGCGCTGGATCGAGGAAGCGGGCCGCAAGGCGGTGCTGGTGCCGGGCGACATCACGGACCGTGCGCACTGCATCGCGATCGTCGACGCCGCGGTGCAGGCCTTCGGCCGCATCGACATCCTGGTGAACAACGCCGCGTTCCAGATGAGCCGCGCATCGATCGACGCGATCAGCGACGACGAATGGGACCAGACGTTCTCGACGAATATCGGTGCGATGTTCCGCATCACCAAGGCCGCGGTGCCGCACATGCCTGCCGGCAGCGCGATCATCAACACGACCTCCGTCAACGCGGATACACCCAAGCCCACGCTGCTGGCCTATGCCGCCACCAAGGGCGCGATCCAGAACTTCACCGCGGGCCTCGCCCAGCTCCTGGCCGAAAAGGGCATCCGTGCGAACTGCGTCGCGCCCGGCCCGGTCTGGACGCCGCTGATCACGGCGACGATGCCGGCGGACGCGGTGAAGAGCTTCGGCGCCGAAGTGCCGATGAAACGCCCCGGCCAGCCGGCCGAACTGGCGCCGCCGTACGTGATGCTGGCGTCGTCGGAGGCCAGCTACATCTCCGGCGCGACGATCGGGGTAACCGGCGGCAAACCGATCATCTGA
- a CDS encoding Nit6803 family nitrilase, giving the protein MTTLSSAPRIVRAAAVQIAPDLDRPDTTIDKVCEAIRAAAAQGVQIVVFPETCVPYYPYFSFIKPPFAIGADHLRLYGHAVTVPGPVTDAVADAARAAGIVVVLGVNERDHGTLYNTQLVFDADGALRLKRRKLTPTYHERMIWGQGDASGLKVVDTAVGRVGALACWEHYNPLARYALMTQHEEIHCAQFPGSLVGQIFADQMAVTIRHHALESGCFVINATGWLSEPQIASITADPALQKPLRGGCFTAIVSPEGVLLGTPLTEGEGMVIADLDMSLVTKRKRMMDSVGHYARPELLRLAIDDRAHATTQSVPVAPSGACP; this is encoded by the coding sequence ATGACGACACTCTCCAGCGCGCCGCGCATCGTACGCGCGGCGGCGGTCCAGATCGCCCCCGATCTGGACCGCCCCGATACGACCATCGACAAGGTGTGCGAAGCGATTCGAGCGGCTGCGGCGCAGGGCGTGCAGATCGTCGTCTTTCCGGAAACCTGCGTTCCGTATTACCCGTATTTCTCCTTCATCAAGCCGCCTTTCGCGATCGGCGCGGATCATCTGCGCCTCTACGGGCACGCGGTGACGGTGCCGGGGCCCGTCACCGACGCGGTGGCGGATGCCGCGCGCGCCGCCGGCATCGTGGTGGTGCTCGGCGTGAACGAGCGCGACCACGGCACGCTGTACAACACGCAGCTGGTATTCGACGCCGATGGCGCGCTGCGGCTCAAGCGGCGCAAGCTCACGCCCACGTATCACGAGCGCATGATCTGGGGACAGGGCGACGCGAGCGGACTGAAAGTGGTCGACACGGCGGTGGGCCGGGTGGGCGCGCTCGCCTGCTGGGAGCACTACAACCCCCTGGCGCGTTATGCGTTGATGACGCAGCACGAGGAAATCCACTGCGCGCAGTTTCCCGGCTCGCTGGTCGGGCAGATTTTCGCCGACCAGATGGCGGTGACGATCCGGCACCACGCGCTGGAATCGGGCTGCTTCGTCATCAATGCGACGGGCTGGCTGAGCGAGCCGCAGATCGCCTCGATCACCGCGGACCCGGCGCTGCAGAAACCGCTGCGCGGCGGCTGTTTCACCGCGATCGTCTCGCCCGAGGGCGTGCTGCTCGGCACGCCGCTTACCGAAGGCGAGGGCATGGTGATCGCGGATCTCGATATGTCACTGGTCACCAAGCGCAAGCGGATGATGGATTCCGTCGGCCATTACGCGCGACCCGAACTGCTGCGCCTGGCCATCGACGACCGTGCGCACGCGACGACGCAGTCCGTGCCGGTCGCGCCTTCCGGAGCCTGCCCATGA
- a CDS encoding MSMEG_0568 family radical SAM protein, which translates to MIEPNTALANSLAAPHACGASPDADAGRAVAADAALATELQSLGLRLADPGAGAPSRRGGAGPSDHKAVTVGGRTVMIPVHTSGAWQSPFVAETPRADGTSRLMRNGIPIASIAFPAQPRFYRLQTFDGVPYSQIATLHSADVLATTILQTCIRYESRRKACQFCAIGQSLAAGRTIAHKTPEQLAEVARAAVLLDGVKHMVMTTGTPNATDRGAGVLCESAFAVKAAVDLPIQGQCEPPDRDVWFERMHAAGIDALGMHLEAVTPAVRQRIMPGKASVPIERYMDAFAAAVAVFGRGQVSTYILAGLGDTTEAILAMSERLIALGVYPFVVPFVPISGTPLEDHPAPAPAFMRGLYAPLSAMLAAAGLASRDIKAGCGKCGACSSLAAFEPGAPA; encoded by the coding sequence ATGATCGAACCGAATACCGCTCTCGCGAATTCCCTCGCCGCGCCCCATGCCTGCGGCGCGTCGCCCGACGCCGATGCGGGCCGCGCTGTCGCCGCCGATGCCGCGCTCGCCACCGAACTGCAGTCGCTCGGACTGCGGCTCGCGGATCCGGGCGCGGGCGCGCCGAGTCGCCGCGGCGGCGCCGGCCCGTCGGACCACAAGGCGGTGACCGTGGGCGGACGTACCGTGATGATCCCGGTGCATACGTCCGGTGCCTGGCAATCGCCGTTCGTGGCCGAGACGCCGCGAGCCGACGGCACCAGCCGCCTGATGCGCAACGGCATTCCGATCGCATCGATTGCCTTTCCGGCGCAGCCGCGCTTCTACCGGCTGCAGACCTTCGACGGCGTGCCGTATTCGCAGATCGCGACGCTGCACAGCGCCGACGTGCTGGCGACCACCATCCTGCAGACCTGCATCCGCTACGAGAGCCGGCGCAAGGCGTGCCAGTTCTGCGCGATCGGCCAGTCGCTCGCCGCCGGGCGGACGATCGCCCACAAGACGCCCGAGCAGCTCGCCGAGGTGGCGCGCGCGGCGGTGTTGCTCGACGGCGTGAAACACATGGTCATGACCACCGGCACGCCGAACGCCACCGATCGCGGCGCCGGCGTGCTGTGCGAGAGCGCCTTCGCGGTCAAGGCCGCGGTGGATCTGCCGATCCAGGGACAATGCGAGCCGCCCGATCGCGACGTCTGGTTCGAGCGGATGCATGCCGCCGGCATCGACGCGCTGGGCATGCACCTGGAGGCGGTGACGCCGGCGGTGCGCCAGCGCATCATGCCCGGCAAGGCGAGCGTGCCGATCGAGCGGTATATGGATGCATTCGCTGCGGCGGTCGCGGTGTTCGGCCGCGGTCAGGTCAGCACCTATATCCTCGCCGGACTGGGCGACACGACCGAGGCGATCCTGGCGATGAGCGAGCGGCTGATCGCGCTGGGCGTCTATCCCTTCGTGGTGCCGTTCGTGCCGATCTCGGGCACGCCGCTCGAAGACCATCCGGCGCCCGCGCCCGCCTTCATGCGCGGTCTCTATGCGCCGCTGTCGGCCATGCTGGCGGCGGCCGGTCTGGCATCGCGCGACATCAAGGCCGGCTGCGGCAAGTGCGGCGCCTGCTCGTCGCTGGCCGCGTTCGAACCCGGGGCGCCGGCATGA
- a CDS encoding ATP-dependent DNA helicase, producing the protein MTPPRPPATPGQYVVAVRALCEFTAKQGDLDLRFTPSPTAQEGIAGHALVRARRPASYEAEIALCGEFGELRVRGRADGYDPARNQLEEIKTTRGDLARMRENHRHLHWAQLKIYGALLCRTRQLDAVRLALVYFDIGSGRETVLTEDWSAAQLQAFFEIHCERFLGWARQELAHRAARDAALAALAFPHADFRPGQRQLAEAVYRGAIGGRRVLAQAPTGIGKTVGTLFPVLKASPGQALDKIFYLAAKTSGRALALEAMRVIDGKSVRIIELVARDKACEYPGSACHGEACVLARGFYDRLPAARDAALRAGVLDQRTLRETALAHDVCPYYLGQEMVRWSDVIAGDYNYYFDLNAMLHGLAQGNQWRVAVLVDEAHNLLERARGMYSATLDPVALKLLRRIAPEPLKKVLGRVSRAWNALAAETGGTPESTLDAPSAGTLFPAANARLLPSLQEASAAIADYCTEHPVGVDPDLLRFHFDALHFLRIAELFDKRYFSDSLTPAAPRAGGKPSAPVLTLRNIVPAPLLAPRFATAHSTTLFSATLTPWAFYADTLGLPADSVWIDVASPFRPEQLSVRVVETISTRWQDRDRSLQPLVDVIGRQYRARPGNYLSFFSSYDYLQRAIALFRASYPDIPVREQAPRMSEADQAAFLADFTHESRAIGFAVLGGAFAEGIDLPGHRLIGAFIATLGLPQWSPFNEEIRLRMADLFGAAHGYDYAYLYPGIRKVVQAAGRVIRAPTDEGVVYLLDDRFARAEVRKLLPDWWQVERVARRGRGSPG; encoded by the coding sequence ATGACGCCACCCCGCCCGCCTGCAACGCCCGGCCAGTACGTGGTCGCGGTGCGCGCACTCTGCGAGTTCACCGCCAAGCAGGGCGACCTCGACCTGCGTTTCACGCCCTCGCCGACCGCCCAGGAAGGCATCGCCGGGCACGCGCTGGTGCGCGCGCGGCGGCCGGCGTCCTACGAGGCGGAAATCGCGCTGTGCGGCGAGTTCGGCGAGCTGCGGGTACGGGGCCGTGCGGACGGCTACGATCCGGCGCGCAACCAGCTCGAGGAAATCAAGACCACCCGCGGCGATCTGGCCCGGATGCGGGAGAACCACCGGCACCTGCACTGGGCGCAGCTGAAGATCTATGGCGCGCTGCTCTGTCGTACGCGCCAGCTGGACGCGGTGCGGCTCGCGCTGGTCTATTTCGATATCGGCAGCGGCCGGGAAACGGTGCTGACCGAGGACTGGTCGGCGGCGCAGCTCCAGGCGTTTTTCGAGATACATTGCGAGCGTTTCCTGGGCTGGGCGCGCCAGGAACTCGCGCACCGCGCCGCGCGCGACGCGGCGCTGGCCGCGCTGGCCTTCCCGCATGCGGATTTCCGCCCCGGTCAGCGCCAGCTCGCCGAAGCGGTTTACCGGGGCGCGATCGGCGGCCGGCGGGTCCTGGCGCAGGCGCCCACCGGCATCGGCAAGACCGTCGGCACGCTGTTCCCGGTGCTGAAGGCCAGCCCGGGCCAGGCGCTCGACAAGATCTTCTATCTGGCGGCGAAGACCTCCGGCCGCGCGCTCGCGCTCGAGGCGATGCGCGTCATCGATGGGAAGTCGGTACGGATCATCGAACTCGTGGCGCGTGACAAAGCCTGCGAATACCCCGGCAGCGCCTGCCATGGCGAGGCCTGCGTGCTGGCGCGGGGATTCTACGACCGGCTGCCCGCCGCGCGCGACGCCGCGCTGCGCGCCGGCGTGCTCGACCAGCGCACGCTGCGCGAGACCGCGCTCGCGCACGACGTCTGCCCTTACTACTTGGGGCAGGAAATGGTGCGCTGGAGCGATGTCATCGCCGGCGACTACAACTACTATTTCGATCTGAACGCGATGCTGCATGGGCTCGCGCAAGGCAATCAATGGCGGGTCGCGGTACTGGTCGACGAAGCGCACAATCTGCTGGAGCGGGCGCGCGGCATGTACAGCGCGACGCTCGACCCGGTCGCGCTGAAGCTGTTGCGCCGCATCGCCCCCGAGCCCCTGAAAAAAGTGCTCGGCCGCGTGTCGCGCGCCTGGAACGCGCTGGCGGCAGAGACCGGGGGCACCCCGGAAAGCACCCTGGACGCCCCCTCCGCCGGTACGTTGTTCCCCGCGGCGAACGCCCGTCTGCTGCCGTCGCTCCAGGAAGCCAGCGCCGCCATCGCCGATTACTGCACCGAGCATCCCGTCGGCGTCGATCCCGACCTGCTGCGCTTCCACTTCGACGCCCTGCATTTCCTGCGGATCGCCGAACTGTTCGACAAACGCTATTTCTCCGACAGCCTGACCCCGGCGGCGCCCCGCGCAGGCGGCAAACCGTCCGCGCCGGTGCTGACGCTGCGCAATATCGTACCGGCGCCGCTGCTCGCGCCGCGCTTTGCCACTGCGCACAGCACCACGCTGTTCTCGGCGACGCTCACACCCTGGGCGTTCTACGCCGATACGCTGGGTCTGCCGGCGGACAGCGTGTGGATCGACGTCGCCTCGCCGTTTCGTCCCGAGCAGTTGTCGGTCCGCGTGGTCGAGACGATCTCGACCCGCTGGCAGGATCGCGACCGCTCGCTGCAACCGCTGGTGGACGTGATCGGCCGGCAGTACCGCGCGCGCCCGGGCAACTATCTGAGCTTCTTCAGCAGCTACGATTATCTGCAACGGGCGATCGCGCTGTTTCGCGCGTCTTACCCGGACATCCCCGTGCGCGAACAAGCGCCGCGCATGAGCGAGGCGGATCAGGCCGCTTTCCTGGCGGATTTCACCCATGAAAGCCGCGCGATCGGCTTCGCGGTACTGGGCGGCGCCTTCGCGGAAGGCATCGATCTGCCGGGCCATCGCCTGATCGGCGCCTTCATCGCCACGCTCGGCCTGCCGCAGTGGAGCCCGTTCAACGAAGAGATCCGCCTGCGCATGGCGGATCTCTTCGGCGCGGCGCACGGCTATGACTACGCCTACCTGTATCCGGGCATTCGCAAGGTCGTGCAGGCCGCCGGCCGCGTCATCCGCGCGCCCACCGACGAAGGCGTCGTGTATCTGCTCGACGACCGCTTCGCGCGCGCCGAAGTCCGCAAACTGCTGCCGGACTGGTGGCAGGTCGAGCGCGTCGCGCGGCGGGGGCGAGGGTCACCCGGCTGA
- a CDS encoding sll0787 family AIR synthase-like protein encodes MPAPAFTDAATLAALARQVREARGVAHKRDIAAVVDRLGAGGGYLPGATGDVAGSDGPGHDGAIAPAVPLGDDCAAWADGDGFLLFAIEGFVDAFVAAEPRFAGYCGVMVNVSDIYAMGGRPIAVVDALWSRPGDAAAPILDGLAQAARVYGVPIVGGHSNRRCDREQLSVAILGRATRLLSSFAARPGEHLVAVIDLRGGFHEPFPYWDASSGAPAARLRADLDILPQLAEAGLCRAAKDISMAGIVGTALMFAECSGVGLTIDVDAIPRPPTVPLARWIDLFPSYGFLLAVDDAALPAVLAAFAQRELAAAAIGRFDASRAVRLRAGGAAVATGTAAVAAAAAAAAAVSHAQDADQATVWDFTQDALIGCGPRAGGR; translated from the coding sequence ATGCCGGCCCCCGCGTTCACCGACGCCGCCACGCTCGCCGCGCTGGCCCGGCAGGTGCGCGAGGCGCGCGGCGTGGCGCACAAACGCGATATCGCCGCCGTCGTGGACCGACTGGGCGCGGGCGGAGGATACCTGCCCGGGGCAACGGGCGATGTCGCAGGTTCGGACGGCCCCGGCCACGACGGCGCGATCGCGCCGGCCGTGCCGCTGGGTGACGACTGCGCGGCCTGGGCCGATGGCGATGGCTTTCTGCTGTTCGCCATCGAAGGCTTCGTCGACGCGTTCGTCGCCGCCGAGCCGCGCTTCGCCGGCTATTGCGGCGTGATGGTCAATGTCAGCGACATCTATGCGATGGGCGGGCGTCCGATCGCCGTGGTGGATGCCCTGTGGAGCCGGCCGGGCGACGCGGCGGCGCCGATCCTCGACGGACTCGCGCAGGCCGCGCGCGTCTACGGCGTGCCGATCGTGGGCGGTCACAGCAACCGGCGCTGTGACCGCGAGCAGCTCTCGGTCGCCATCCTGGGCCGCGCGACGCGCTTGTTGAGCAGCTTCGCGGCGCGCCCGGGCGAGCATCTGGTCGCGGTCATCGACCTGCGCGGGGGCTTCCACGAACCGTTTCCGTACTGGGACGCAAGCAGCGGCGCGCCCGCCGCGCGTTTGCGCGCCGATCTGGACATCCTGCCGCAACTGGCGGAGGCCGGTCTGTGCCGCGCGGCGAAAGACATCAGCATGGCCGGCATCGTCGGCACCGCGCTGATGTTCGCCGAGTGTTCCGGTGTGGGTCTCACGATCGATGTCGACGCGATACCCCGTCCGCCCACGGTGCCGCTCGCGCGCTGGATCGACCTCTTCCCGAGCTATGGTTTCCTGCTCGCGGTCGACGACGCGGCGCTGCCCGCGGTTCTCGCCGCGTTCGCGCAACGCGAACTGGCGGCGGCCGCGATCGGCCGCTTCGACGCGAGCCGCGCGGTGCGCCTGCGCGCCGGTGGCGCCGCTGTTGCCACCGGCACCGCCGCTGTTGCTGCGGCTGCCGCCGCTGCCGCCGCTGTTTCCCATGCGCAGGATGCCGATCAGGCGACCGTATGGGATTTTACGCAGGATGCGTTGATCGGCTGTGGGCCGCGCGCGGGCGGACGATGA
- a CDS encoding MSMEG_0565 family glycosyltransferase: MTTRPLRICLLTHSTLPRGGVVHALELGDALADAGHCVSLCAPDADRAGLFRAPRAAHCRFVAVPATPVDGPLPALVEQRIADWLRYFDTTPGALEHDIFHAQDSISANALATLVERGRIRAYVRTVHHLDRFADARLDAWQTRGFAAARQVLCVSEGWRQTLRRDHGIDAEVVGNGVDRRRFSPRSSAADAVLARRLGMVCPNVMNDPGGMGGLGGPDAAPRLLSVGGVEARKNTLTALAAFVRVRERWPQARWWIAGGASLLDHGAYAARFRAAVAAAGLTLGPDAPIVPLGRVDDAAMPALFRLADALLFPSLTEGFGLVVLEALASGTPAVVSRIAPFTEYLDDAAVEWALPEDAASIAAALARALDAAPARAAARREAGFAVCARYGWPCSARTHVHLYRAFRGALPAAAGAADIPGDSARDVPGDLSKELRHA, from the coding sequence ATGACGACGCGCCCGTTACGGATCTGCCTGCTCACGCATTCGACGCTGCCGCGCGGGGGCGTCGTGCACGCGCTCGAACTGGGCGACGCGCTCGCCGACGCCGGCCACTGCGTCAGCCTGTGCGCGCCGGACGCGGATCGGGCCGGGCTGTTCCGCGCTCCGCGCGCGGCGCATTGCCGTTTCGTCGCGGTGCCGGCGACGCCGGTGGACGGCCCGCTACCCGCGCTCGTCGAGCAGCGGATCGCCGACTGGCTGCGGTATTTCGACACGACGCCGGGCGCGCTGGAGCACGATATCTTCCACGCGCAGGATTCGATCAGCGCGAACGCGCTCGCGACCCTCGTCGAGCGTGGCCGGATCCGCGCCTATGTGCGCACAGTCCATCATCTGGATCGCTTCGCCGATGCGCGGCTCGACGCCTGGCAGACGCGTGGATTCGCCGCCGCGCGCCAGGTGCTGTGCGTGAGCGAAGGCTGGCGGCAGACGCTCCGGCGCGACCATGGCATCGACGCGGAGGTAGTGGGCAATGGCGTGGACCGGCGCCGCTTCTCGCCCCGGTCGAGCGCCGCGGACGCGGTACTCGCGCGGCGCCTCGGCATGGTCTGTCCGAATGTCATGAACGATCCGGGCGGCATGGGCGGTCTCGGCGGTCCGGACGCGGCGCCCCGGTTGCTATCGGTCGGCGGCGTGGAAGCGCGCAAGAACACGTTGACCGCGCTGGCGGCCTTCGTGCGCGTGCGCGAACGCTGGCCGCAAGCGCGGTGGTGGATCGCGGGCGGGGCCAGCCTGCTCGACCACGGTGCCTACGCGGCACGGTTTCGCGCCGCCGTCGCGGCGGCCGGTCTGACCCTCGGACCCGACGCGCCGATCGTGCCGCTGGGCCGCGTCGACGATGCGGCGATGCCGGCGTTGTTCCGGCTGGCCGACGCGCTGTTGTTCCCGTCGCTGACCGAAGGCTTCGGTCTGGTGGTGCTCGAGGCGCTCGCCAGCGGCACGCCGGCGGTGGTCTCGCGGATCGCGCCGTTTACCGAATATCTCGACGACGCGGCGGTCGAGTGGGCGCTGCCCGAGGACGCGGCGTCGATCGCCGCGGCGCTCGCCCGCGCGCTCGACGCCGCTCCGGCCCGCGCCGCCGCGCGACGCGAGGCGGGCTTCGCGGTCTGCGCGCGCTACGGCTGGCCGTGTTCCGCCCGCACGCATGTGCATCTGTATCGCGCATTCCGCGGCGCACTGCCCGCCGCGGCGGGTGCCGCTGATATCCCCGGCGATAGCGCGCGCGACGTCCCCGGTGATCTTTCCAAGGAGCTTCGCCATGCCTGA
- a CDS encoding MSMEG_0572/Sll0783 family nitrogen starvation response protein yields the protein MPAVDKPAHKAGDFFVDYEEKVFEDVKAEPGEKALVTFHTVAFEGSIGLVNMLQATRLQRKGFETSILLYGPGVTLGIQRGFPTLGDEAFPGHLAVNKQIKKFMEEGGKVYACRFALQALYGHGEPSLIEGIRPISPLDVLDIVLLHRRDNAFILDTWTV from the coding sequence ATGCCCGCAGTGGACAAACCCGCACACAAGGCCGGTGATTTCTTTGTCGATTACGAAGAAAAGGTATTTGAAGACGTGAAGGCGGAACCCGGCGAAAAAGCGCTGGTGACCTTTCATACGGTGGCGTTCGAGGGTTCGATCGGCCTGGTGAACATGCTGCAGGCCACGCGTTTGCAGCGCAAGGGTTTCGAGACATCGATCCTGCTCTACGGCCCCGGCGTGACCCTGGGCATCCAGCGCGGTTTCCCGACGCTCGGCGACGAAGCCTTCCCGGGGCATCTCGCGGTGAACAAGCAGATCAAGAAATTCATGGAGGAAGGCGGCAAGGTCTACGCGTGCCGTTTCGCGCTGCAGGCGCTTTATGGCCATGGCGAACCCTCGCTGATCGAGGGCATCCGCCCGATCAGTCCGCTCGACGTGCTCGACATCGTGTTGCTGCACCGGCGCGACAACGCCTTCATCCTGGATACCTGGACGGTGTGA
- a CDS encoding threo-3-hydroxy-L-aspartate ammonia-lyase, giving the protein MLTIPTYDDVLAAAGRLAGQAHRTPVLTSATADAALGAQLFFKCENFQRMGAFKFRGAFNALSRFDAAQRRAGVVAFSSGNHAQAVALSARLLGIDATILMPHDAPAAKVAATRGYGAQIVTYDRYREDRDALGRQLAEDKGMTLIPPYDHPDVIAGQGTAAKELFDEVGELDALFVCLGGGGLLAGSALSARALSPRTRVYGVEPEAGNDGQQSFRSGAIVHIDTPKTLADGAQTQHLGQITFPIIRQKVDDILTVSDAELVDAMRFFGERMKIVVEPTGCLGFAAARQVRETLRGQRVGVVISGGNVDMARYGALLSGALTD; this is encoded by the coding sequence ATGCTCACGATTCCCACCTATGACGATGTCCTGGCGGCCGCCGGGCGGCTGGCAGGACAGGCGCACCGTACGCCGGTGCTGACGTCCGCCACCGCCGACGCGGCGCTCGGCGCGCAGCTATTCTTCAAGTGCGAGAATTTCCAGCGCATGGGCGCATTCAAGTTTCGCGGCGCGTTCAACGCGCTGTCGCGTTTCGACGCGGCACAGCGTCGCGCGGGCGTCGTCGCGTTTTCCTCGGGCAACCATGCGCAGGCGGTGGCGCTGTCGGCGCGGCTGCTGGGGATCGACGCTACCATTCTGATGCCGCATGACGCCCCCGCCGCGAAAGTCGCCGCCACCCGCGGCTACGGCGCGCAGATCGTGACCTACGACCGCTACCGGGAGGACCGCGACGCGCTGGGCCGGCAACTCGCCGAGGACAAGGGCATGACCCTGATCCCGCCGTACGATCACCCCGACGTGATCGCCGGACAGGGCACGGCGGCCAAGGAATTGTTCGACGAAGTCGGGGAGCTGGACGCGCTGTTCGTGTGCCTGGGCGGCGGGGGCCTGCTGGCGGGCTCGGCGTTGAGCGCGCGCGCGCTGTCGCCGCGCACGCGGGTCTACGGCGTCGAGCCGGAAGCCGGCAACGATGGCCAGCAGTCGTTTCGCAGCGGGGCGATCGTCCATATCGACACGCCGAAGACGCTCGCCGACGGCGCGCAGACCCAGCATCTCGGACAGATCACGTTCCCGATCATCCGGCAGAAGGTCGACGACATCCTGACCGTCAGCGACGCCGAACTGGTCGACGCGATGCGTTTTTTCGGCGAGCGCATGAAGATCGTCGTCGAGCCCACCGGCTGTCTGGGTTTCGCCGCCGCGCGTCAGGTGCGCGAGACGCTGCGAGGGCAGCGCGTCGGGGTGGTGATCAGCGGCGGCAACGTCGACATGGCGCGCTATGGGGCGCTCCTGTCGGGCGCCCTGACGGATTGA
- a CDS encoding PLP-dependent aminotransferase family protein: MSPYKLPGAVRGVAAGVGHHGAGLPGTVRLLQYGAYLLGGTMDHAHWTPRLRKNERKPVYLAIADAIGDDIALGRLSHAQRLPPQRELAERLGLNFTTVARAYVEAQRRGLIESTVGRGSFVSGQRRPSVPRALVAGPVLDMTMNMPPEPDSARVHDAMRAGCIALAGEIAHLTRYQDFGGSARDCEAGQLWLRRRGLAVDPALVIVVPGAQCALLAALTSLAPPGASICCEELTYPGMRALAKQLGIRLIGLPTDSEGIDALAFAGACAQYAPKALYCVPTLNNPTTLTTSVARRHALAEVARHYDVPIIEDDPYGLLQADAPPPIAEFAPERTIYIAGLSKTLSAGLRVGYMVAPSAAARARLVSALRATTVMASPITAALASRWIGDGTADIMLAAIRKETAARARIAMRVLPAGAAWVHRDAFHVWLRLPEGWIATDFAAQMNACGVGVVASPAFAVSAHPPEAVRICLGGPLTREQIGGALTLVAQRVAAPRDVAPAVI, encoded by the coding sequence ATGTCTCCATACAAGTTGCCCGGGGCGGTGCGCGGTGTCGCCGCCGGCGTGGGCCATCACGGTGCAGGCCTGCCCGGCACGGTTCGTTTGCTGCAATACGGTGCATACCTTCTGGGAGGGACGATGGACCATGCTCACTGGACGCCGCGCCTGCGCAAGAACGAGCGCAAGCCCGTTTACCTCGCCATCGCCGACGCGATCGGCGACGACATCGCGCTCGGGCGCCTCTCGCATGCCCAGCGTCTGCCGCCGCAGCGGGAGCTGGCCGAGCGCCTGGGACTGAATTTCACGACGGTCGCGCGCGCGTATGTCGAAGCGCAGCGGCGCGGCCTGATCGAATCGACCGTGGGCCGGGGCAGCTTCGTCAGCGGCCAGCGGCGGCCCAGCGTACCGCGCGCGCTGGTCGCCGGACCGGTGCTCGACATGACGATGAACATGCCGCCCGAGCCCGATTCCGCGCGCGTGCACGACGCGATGCGCGCGGGCTGCATCGCGCTGGCCGGGGAAATCGCGCACCTCACGCGCTATCAGGATTTCGGCGGCTCGGCGCGCGATTGCGAAGCGGGGCAATTGTGGCTGCGCCGCCGGGGCCTCGCGGTCGATCCCGCGCTGGTGATCGTCGTCCCCGGCGCGCAATGCGCACTGCTCGCGGCGCTCACCTCGCTGGCGCCGCCGGGCGCGTCGATCTGCTGCGAGGAACTGACCTACCCGGGCATGCGCGCGCTGGCGAAACAACTGGGCATCCGCCTGATCGGGCTGCCGACCGACAGCGAAGGCATCGATGCGCTCGCGTTCGCCGGCGCATGCGCGCAATACGCGCCGAAGGCGCTGTACTGCGTGCCGACGCTGAACAACCCGACGACGCTGACCACCAGCGTCGCGCGCCGGCATGCGCTGGCCGAGGTCGCGCGGCACTACGACGTCCCGATCATCGAGGACGACCCGTACGGCCTGCTCCAGGCCGATGCGCCGCCCCCGATCGCAGAATTTGCACCGGAACGCACTATTTACATAGCGGGCCTGTCGAAAACGCTGAGCGCGGGTCTGCGGGTGGGATACATGGTGGCGCCGTCGGCGGCGGCGCGCGCGCGGCTGGTGTCGGCGCTGCGCGCGACGACGGTGATGGCCTCGCCGATCACCGCCGCGCTGGCCAGCCGCTGGATCGGCGACGGCACGGCCGACATCATGCTCGCAGCCATCCGCAAGGAAACCGCCGCCCGCGCGCGCATCGCGATGCGCGTGCTGCCCGCGGGCGCGGCGTGGGTGCATCGCGACGCGTTCCACGTCTGGCTGCGCCTGCCCGAGGGCTGGATCGCCACCGATTTCGCCGCGCAGATGAATGCCTGCGGCGTCGGCGTGGTCGCCAGCCCGGCGTTCGCGGTGTCCGCGCATCCGCCCGAGGCGGTACGCATCTGCCTGGGCGGCCCGTTGACGCGAGAACAGATCGGCGGCGCGCTGACGCTGGTCGCGCAGCGCGTGGCCGCGCCGCGCGACGTCGCGCCGGCGGTCATCTAA